The sequence below is a genomic window from Rudanella lutea DSM 19387.
CCCACCTACTTCATCGTACTGCGCCAGCCGGTCTACCTCGTCTACCAGTTCGGCTAACATCTCCCGCGCCGACCCGGTAGAAGCCAGCCGGGCGTGGAAGTAGTGTGCCCCCATCATAGCCCCGCCAAACAGATCAAGGTCACCGAAGCGGGTTCTCCGCCGAACGGTATCGGCCACCACGTCGTCGGCCTGTTTCAGAAACTCGTTGGTGTCGATGTCCAGAAAACCGTGGCGTTTCGAGTACTCGATATACCGGCCGAGCATCATAATGTCGTTGCCGATAAAATCCTGCCGGAACCGCTTCACATAATGGCCCGGCCCTACCATTTCGAGCGCCTTGTCGAAGTGCTCCTCAGCCGTAATGTAGTGGCTGTCGTCGCCGGTGTAGCGGGCGTAGAAGCAGTAAAACAGGCTCAGACCAAATAAGCCCTGATCGTAGCTGGAGGTTTGCAACCACGACTGGTATTGGGGCAACTCATTAGCGATGCGCTCAATCTGATCGGTGATGGGGGTTTTATTTATCGGTTTCATGGTTGTCGAAGGGTTTATTTTCAATAGCCCGCAGAAGAAAATCATTGGCCCGCGAATGACGCGGAGGACGCAGATTGAAAAGGATTTATTTGATCCGCGCTGATCCGTCAAATCCGTGTCATTCGCGTGCTAATCCTGTTTTAAATGGCCCGCGAATGAGACTGAGGACGCGGATTGTAAAGGATTTATTTGATCTGCGTTGATCAGCTAAATCCGTGTCATCCGCGTGCCAACTTTTTATCCGCGTGCCGTTGTTTTCTATTTACAATCGGCCCGTTTCAGACTCATTGCCGAGTTTCTTCTCGTTCAGCTGATCCACCGTTTTCTTCCCGAAATTGTACAGCAGCGTAAGCCCCACCCGCCGACTATCGCTATACGTGCGGCTGAAAATCTCCACCGTCGGGTAGTTGATCGTGGTCCGAAACACATTACCCCGCGTGATGTCGTTAGCCCAGAGTTTGAGCGTCCCCCGCCCAGCCAGCACGGGCCGTGTTACACCCAGGTTAATCATGTGAATGCTCTGCTCCTGATACACGCCGGTTCGGCCGGGCGTGTAATAGTTGGCAGTCAGCTCCGCTTTCCAGCCGTTCGTCAGGGTAAAGAGGCTCGACAGGTTGAACCCGCCGTACAGCTGTCGGGCGTTGTAGCTGGGTACCCCCGGCAGGGCGTTGGCCTCTACCCGGTCGTAGTTGACCCAGCCTGAGTACGAGAGTTGCCACCATTTGAGGGGCGAGTGCGAGTGCGACAGGGCAAGGTTCAGCCGGTTTACACGATCGAGGTTGCGCTGGGCGTAGACCGTAGTGCGGGTGGCAACATCCTGCCGGGGTGTCCACGACATAAAATCCTGGATGTACGTGTACCCGAAGAGCATATTCACCCCGCCGAGCGAGTAGTTCAGCTCTACCACATCATCAAATTGCGGACGCAACAGCGGGTTACCCTCCGAAGCCGTAAACCGGTCGTAGAGTCGGTAAAACGGCACCATATCGTCATAGGCCGGGCGGGTGATCCGGCGGCTGTACGAGAGCGATAGCTGCCGACCGGCGGCCACTTCTTTTTGCAGAAACACACTCGGAAACCAGCTCAGGTAATTGAACGACCGCAGGCCCCGCACATCGGCCAGGGTGTGTTCGGCCCGCATTCCAAGCTGCATAGTAACGGCCTTGGCCTTGAGCGATGACATCAGGTAGCCGGCCGTTACGTTTTCTTCGTAGGCCATCTGGTTGCTGATAGCCGGGTTGAAACGCCAGGTCCCGTCGATGAGCGTTTCCTGCCGAAGGGTGTTGTTGGTAGCCACCCGTACCCGTTTCAGCCCCGACACAAACGACCAGTTGCCACGAGTTGGGTGACTGTAATCGGCCTGAGCCACCGTAATATTGATCGATACCGGATTGAACGACCGCAGAAACTGACGCGGGCCACGGAGTTCATTGCGCCGGTCGAACACGTTGATACCAAACGTTTGGTCGGTGCTCGATGCAAAGGGCGTGTAGGTACCAATCACGGTCAGCTCGCGGCCCACCGAGTCGAGCGTGCCCCGGTACATTAAGCTGTAGTTGTCGGTACGCCGGTTAATGTCCCAGATCGCATCGGTGCGGTACGTTGAGTCGGTGATGGTATTCGTATTCACGAAACCCGTGGTGGTATTCATGTCGCGCCGGGTGTCGGAGAGGTTACGGCTCGCCGTGAAGCTCAGCAAGTGGTTTTTGGCCACCTGCCAGTCGGCGTTGAGCCGGAGATTATGCGATACCACCCGCCCACGGGTTTGGGTATTGTCGTCGATCAGGGCGAGCGGATCGTTACGGAACGCCCGGTAGCCGGTTTCGTCGTTGTACAGCTGTCGATTGGCGAAGAAGTACTGACCTAACAGGCTCAGTTTCTGGGCGCGGTAGGTCATGGTGCCGCCGAGGGTGTGCAACTGCGGCCGGAAACCCTGCGAAGCCGTCAGGCGGGTAGAGCCGGTGAGCCCCCGCTTTTCGCTTTGTCGGGTAATGATATTGATAACCCCACCCGTTGCCGACGCATCGTACCGGGCCGAGGGGTTGGTAATCACCTCAATACGGGCAATATCGTCGGCAGGCATAGCTTCCAAAATGGCCTGCAAGCCCCCTTGCTGCGGCCGGCCGTCGATCAGCACCAGCACGCCCGATTTGCCCCGGAGCGAGATACCTCCGTCGGGGCCCACGGCTACCAGCGGCATTACCCCCAGCAATTCACTCGCGTTGCGACCAAGCGAAATCGGGCTATTGGCCAGGTTCATCACCAGCCGGTCCGATTTGCGCTCCAGCAGGGGCTTCTGACTCTTTACCACCACTTCCGACAGCACCTTCACGTTTTCGACAAGCTGAATACTTCCCAGCTCTCGCACCGGAGTGGTTGCGTTCAGGGCGAAAGCCTCGGTCGTTTTGGGCAAAAAACCCATGTAGCTGATCCGCAGGCAGTAGGTTCCGTCGGGAATACCGTCGAGGGTAAATACGCCATTTTCGTCGGTCAATCTGGCCTTCACCTGCGCCGAGTCGGCAACAGCGACCAGTACCACCGTCGCAAACGATGCCGGGCTTTGCGGCTTTTCCAGAATCAGGCCGCTCACTTTGCCCTGTGCCCAGGCCGACAGGGCGGCCAACAGGCAAACTACGGTCGTCAAGAGTGCTTTCATGCTTATTCGTCCTTTTTTGACCCAAAGCTGCCTTGACGACCGTACGCGGTCAATATTTTTCGACAAACCCCTTTTTCATTTCGACAAAACCCGCCGACCAACGCATCGAACATTTTCTCATCTGTTTGTTGATGCCCCTTTAGCGATAATTTTTTACTTTTAGCGACGCTATTTATCTCACCCCTGAACCCTCTTCTGTGTGGAGAGGTGTAAAGAAACTGCCGGTTTGGCGTTTGCTTATTGAACGCTTTACCCTGGTTTACGCCGATACGTATGGTCCTGGCAAATAAGAGGGCCAGGACTGTTGGCTGGTTGGGCGAGGTAATCCAAACTGAGCCTGCTATGCCTCAAATGATACGATGCCTCATTGTTGACGACGAAGAACTCGCCCAGGACATTCTGGAAGCTTACATTGCCCGTATCCCGTACCTCCAGCTGGTACACAAAGCTTCGAACGCGTTCGACGCTATCGACTTCCTGAATGGGCATCCCGTCGACATCGTATTTACCGATATTGAAATGCCTCAGCTCACGGGGATCGAGATGGTGCGGTCGTTGCAGAAAATTCCCTACATCATTTTTACAACGGCCTACCCTACGTACGCCATTGATGGGTTTAACCTGAGCGCAACCGACTACCTGCTCAAACCTATTGCGTTCGACCGGTTTCTGAAAGCCGTAAACAAAGTCCGCGACCATATGCGGCCGGTACCGGCACCCACCGAGCCAACCGAGCGGCCCGAACCCGCACCGCCCGCAGCCCGGCCCAACTTCATTTTCGTCCGCGAAAACGCAAAGGTGGTGCAGGTCTTTTTTTCCGACATTATCTGGGTAGAGGGCCTGCGCGATTACGTGAAGATTATCACAACGGGCCGCACGATCATCACCCACGCGACCATGAAAAAGATGGAAGAGCTACTACCGGCCGACGAGTTTGTCAGGATGCAGCGTTCGTACATCGCCCGGATTGCCGCCATTAAGGCCATCAACGGGAACCTGCTCGAAATGGTCAACGGTGTGCAGCTCCAGATTGGTCAACAGTACCGCGACGCGCTGATGGAGGTGATTAAGCCTATTAACTAAGCCGACTGCGTTATGCCCTTTCGCCAGAATTTGCAGCAATGGGTCAATGATTTTCTGTTCGACCGCCCTCGTTACCGGCGGTGGCGCCTGTTGTTTCATTTGCTTTTTTGGAGCACCGAGCTACTCCTACAGCTTTGGCTCTACCGCGATCTGCATCCGGGAGCCAAGCCTGCTTATGCCTGGGTGGAGGCAAGTAAACACGTCGGGTATAACATGCTGATGTATTACAGCATCCTATTCTGGTGGAACCGGGTACCCGTTAAGTACAAAGCGGGCACGCTACCGCTGTTGCTGGTTCTGCTCGTCAACGGCAACATTCTGTTTACGTACCTGCACGATTACCTGATTCTTCAGTATAAACTACTGCCCGAATCACGGGCGTTCTGGCAACTTATTTTTAAGCGCAGCGGGGCCGGCTTCGAGTCATTTTATGCCCAGAACTGGCTCAATGGGTTTATTTTTTATCAGGTCATTAACCCACAGTCGCTGTGTTATGTGATCAAGCTCTCGAAAGAGGCCGTGCGGTTCGCCAACCGCAATCTGATTCTGGAGCAGGACAATATGCGTATTGCTCAGGAAAACCTGAATCTGGAGCTCAACTTCCTGAAAGCGCAGGTAAATCCACACTTTTTCTTCAACACGCTCAATAGTCTTTACTCACTCAGTATCAAGAAGTCGGACCGCGCCCCGGACCTGATTCTGCGGCTATCAGACCTGATGCGGTATGCGCTTTACAACACCGATTTGCCGCAGATGCCGCTACAGGACGAAATCGATTTTCTACAAAACTACTTCTACATCGAACAAACGCGGCTGGGCTCACGCATTGACCTGACGTTTGAGGTGGAGGGCGACCCCCGCCCGCACGTGATTCCGCCCCTGTTACTCATTGTCTTTGTCGAAAATGCGTTCAAGCACGGGGTCAAGAACGAATTGAAGCAGGGTAACGTCCATATCCGTCTGAAGCTGACACCCGATGCCATTTCGTTCTGGATTGCCAACAGTATTCCGGCCCACAGCGATCTGATGAAACCCGCCAAAGCCCGACGCGAGGGCGGTATTGGTATCGAAAACGCCCGCCGTCGGCTCTCCATTCTGTACCCCGGCCGACACTCGCTCCAGATCGAATCCCATCCCGAACAGTATGTTGTTCAGCTGGTTTTGCGGCCCGCTCCGACCGCCCGACCCGAGCCGTCTGCGCGACCTTCGACAATCGACGAAACGAATTGGTCTGGTCATATTTGAATTTTGTCGAAAAGGTACCCTTGTTCATCGAAAAAAATTGGTGTCCCTTGAATGTCATCCCAACTTTGAATCGTCAACCAAACGCAAACCCCTAAACAGTCATGAAAAACAAACTCTCTCTTTCGCCCCTCGAACTCCAAAAATCAACCCTTGCCCTGCTGGATCACCCCCAGGCCATTAGCAACGACCGTAACCGCTCGGGATTCACAACCATCATTATCACACACGTCAAGTTCAACGCTCAACCCTAACCAGCCATGAACCTGAGTGGCCTTTTTCGCAGCTTCACCCGCACCCGAGGCTCCCTCCTCGAAATCGACCACATCGAATCGCTGGATGCCAATCAACTGGCCGATGTAGTGGGTGGCAACCAGTTTTTAAGTAAGCTCCAGGAAGCCGAAGCCAACGATACCGGCACTCCAGTATTTACCTCATCCATCGATGAGTTTCTGGCCGAGACCGACGACTGACGGAGCCCTCTTTTCCCTGATAATATCGCCCGGAAGGCAACAGTATTCAGGCCTGTATCTGTAGGCCGACCGGGGTTATTATATACCAGTGTTTCACCTTAACAATCCAAAACAATCATCATGAAAAAGTCAGCTGTATCTCCGCTTGCCCTTGACAAAGAAACAATTGGCAACCTCGACGAGCAGGAGCTCTCACAAATTGCCGGTGGCTCTGATGAGTCGGGCAGCCAGGAAGAGTGCTGGGTGGCAAGCTGCAACAGCGGAAGCTGTAACGGCACCAAAACCAAAGTAGCCATCGAGGCCGAATAAGCCGTATCAAGTTTTTGGTTTATGGTTTTTTGTTTAGGGTTTACCGTTTCGCACAGCTTGCCGTTTATTCGCTTTTGCCCCACGAAACGATTCACACTAAACCCTGAACAAAAAACCATAAAACCCTCTCTGTTTCACCTTAAAATCCAAGTCAACCAACATGAAAAAGTCAACTGTATCTCCGCTTGCATTAGACAAAGAAACGATTGGCAACCTCGACGAGCAGGAGCTCTCGCAAATCGCCGGTGGGGTCGATGAGTCGACCGATGGCGCCGACGAGGAGTGCTACGTAGCGAGCTGCGGCAGCAACAGC
It includes:
- a CDS encoding LytR/AlgR family response regulator transcription factor → MPQMIRCLIVDDEELAQDILEAYIARIPYLQLVHKASNAFDAIDFLNGHPVDIVFTDIEMPQLTGIEMVRSLQKIPYIIFTTAYPTYAIDGFNLSATDYLLKPIAFDRFLKAVNKVRDHMRPVPAPTEPTERPEPAPPAARPNFIFVRENAKVVQVFFSDIIWVEGLRDYVKIITTGRTIITHATMKKMEELLPADEFVRMQRSYIARIAAIKAINGNLLEMVNGVQLQIGQQYRDALMEVIKPIN
- a CDS encoding sensor histidine kinase; amino-acid sequence: MPFRQNLQQWVNDFLFDRPRYRRWRLLFHLLFWSTELLLQLWLYRDLHPGAKPAYAWVEASKHVGYNMLMYYSILFWWNRVPVKYKAGTLPLLLVLLVNGNILFTYLHDYLILQYKLLPESRAFWQLIFKRSGAGFESFYAQNWLNGFIFYQVINPQSLCYVIKLSKEAVRFANRNLILEQDNMRIAQENLNLELNFLKAQVNPHFFFNTLNSLYSLSIKKSDRAPDLILRLSDLMRYALYNTDLPQMPLQDEIDFLQNYFYIEQTRLGSRIDLTFEVEGDPRPHVIPPLLLIVFVENAFKHGVKNELKQGNVHIRLKLTPDAISFWIANSIPAHSDLMKPAKARREGGIGIENARRRLSILYPGRHSLQIESHPEQYVVQLVLRPAPTARPEPSARPSTIDETNWSGHI
- a CDS encoding class I lanthipeptide, whose product is MKKSAVSPLALDKETIGNLDEQELSQIAGGSDESGSQEECWVASCNSGSCNGTKTKVAIEAE
- a CDS encoding outer membrane beta-barrel protein produces the protein MKALLTTVVCLLAALSAWAQGKVSGLILEKPQSPASFATVVLVAVADSAQVKARLTDENGVFTLDGIPDGTYCLRISYMGFLPKTTEAFALNATTPVRELGSIQLVENVKVLSEVVVKSQKPLLERKSDRLVMNLANSPISLGRNASELLGVMPLVAVGPDGGISLRGKSGVLVLIDGRPQQGGLQAILEAMPADDIARIEVITNPSARYDASATGGVINIITRQSEKRGLTGSTRLTASQGFRPQLHTLGGTMTYRAQKLSLLGQYFFANRQLYNDETGYRAFRNDPLALIDDNTQTRGRVVSHNLRLNADWQVAKNHLLSFTASRNLSDTRRDMNTTTGFVNTNTITDSTYRTDAIWDINRRTDNYSLMYRGTLDSVGRELTVIGTYTPFASSTDQTFGINVFDRRNELRGPRQFLRSFNPVSINITVAQADYSHPTRGNWSFVSGLKRVRVATNNTLRQETLIDGTWRFNPAISNQMAYEENVTAGYLMSSLKAKAVTMQLGMRAEHTLADVRGLRSFNYLSWFPSVFLQKEVAAGRQLSLSYSRRITRPAYDDMVPFYRLYDRFTASEGNPLLRPQFDDVVELNYSLGGVNMLFGYTYIQDFMSWTPRQDVATRTTVYAQRNLDRVNRLNLALSHSHSPLKWWQLSYSGWVNYDRVEANALPGVPSYNARQLYGGFNLSSLFTLTNGWKAELTANYYTPGRTGVYQEQSIHMINLGVTRPVLAGRGTLKLWANDITRGNVFRTTINYPTVEIFSRTYSDSRRVGLTLLYNFGKKTVDQLNEKKLGNESETGRL
- a CDS encoding class I lanthipeptide; its protein translation is MKKSTVSPLALDKETIGNLDEQELSQIAGGVDESTDGADEECYVASCGSNSCNATKTKAALQAE